The Methyloferula stellata AR4 genome includes a window with the following:
- the pdxH gene encoding pyridoxamine 5'-phosphate oxidase translates to MKTLIGSDFTEAAEPFALFESWFEDAKKSELNDPDAMALATVDTTGLPDVRMVLLKSATPTGFTFYSNAESAKGRELEANMKAAAVLHWKSLRRQVRFRGPVERVSDAEADAYFDSRARESRIGAWASQQSRPLESRFALETAVAKFALTYAIGKIPRPPYWVGYRIQPLAVEFWADGTFRLHNRIRFSRDGLDAPWTKERLYP, encoded by the coding sequence TTGAAAACGTTAATAGGCAGTGACTTCACCGAAGCAGCGGAGCCCTTCGCTCTCTTCGAAAGTTGGTTCGAGGACGCGAAAAAGAGCGAGCTGAACGACCCGGATGCGATGGCGCTTGCCACCGTCGATACCACAGGTCTGCCAGATGTCCGCATGGTGCTCCTGAAATCGGCCACCCCCACCGGATTTACATTCTATAGCAATGCGGAAAGCGCGAAAGGCCGCGAGCTCGAGGCGAATATGAAGGCCGCCGCGGTTCTGCATTGGAAATCCCTGCGCCGGCAGGTCCGTTTTCGCGGTCCGGTCGAGCGCGTGAGCGATGCCGAGGCCGACGCCTATTTCGACAGCCGCGCGCGTGAGAGCCGGATCGGGGCTTGGGCGAGCCAGCAATCGCGGCCGCTCGAAAGCCGCTTCGCGCTCGAAACCGCCGTCGCCAAATTCGCGCTCACCTATGCAATCGGCAAAATTCCACGCCCGCCTTATTGGGTCGGCTACCGCATCCAGCCGCTCGCCGTGGAGTTCTGGGCGGATGGAACGTTCCGTCTGCATAACCGCATCAGGTTCAGCCGCGACGGGCTCGACGCGCCCTGGACCAAAGAGAGGCTCTATCCGTGA
- a CDS encoding NUDIX hydrolase encodes MTQTKEDGRLYPAYPLLAVSIALFRDDEVLLVKRARPPLENLFSLPGGLVECGELLEEAARRELWEEVEMKAGPLTFNRHVEMIEHDTEARVKRHFVIANFAGAWVSGSGRMNEEVGEILWTPTEAISNLPLTPRLAYVIESAKALSAGQTRGS; translated from the coding sequence GTGACGCAGACCAAAGAGGACGGACGCCTCTATCCGGCCTACCCGCTCCTTGCGGTCAGCATCGCCTTGTTTCGCGACGACGAGGTGCTGCTCGTCAAACGCGCCAGGCCGCCGCTCGAAAATCTTTTCTCGCTGCCAGGCGGCCTTGTCGAATGCGGCGAGCTTTTGGAAGAGGCCGCACGGCGCGAATTATGGGAAGAAGTCGAGATGAAAGCGGGTCCGCTCACGTTCAACCGGCATGTCGAAATGATCGAGCACGATACGGAGGCGCGCGTGAAACGCCATTTCGTCATCGCGAATTTCGCCGGCGCCTGGGTTTCGGGTAGCGGCCGCATGAACGAGGAGGTCGGCGAAATCCTTTGGACCCCCACTGAGGCGATCAGCAACCTGCCGTTAACTCCGAGGCTCGCTTATGTGATCGAGAGCGCGAAAGCGCTGTCGGCCGGCCAGACGCGAGGGAGTTGA
- a CDS encoding TIGR02301 family protein produces the protein MTHRRSRRFAAALTALCLSCSASLAQGWPGAQSSPFSFGAPQPAPQAAPRPHWPRPRRLAPQAAVPKPDASKTEAAPASGADEPPPPYEPELLRLSEILGALTYLRDICGHSDAETWRGRMQALLDSEAKTATRKEHLAGAYNRGFHGYEISYRACTPNAQVIIKRFLAEGEKIAHDVANRYGAS, from the coding sequence ATGACTCATCGCAGGTCGCGGCGTTTCGCCGCCGCTCTGACCGCCCTCTGCTTGAGTTGCAGTGCCTCACTCGCGCAGGGCTGGCCGGGGGCGCAATCCTCGCCTTTCAGCTTCGGCGCCCCGCAACCGGCACCCCAGGCCGCACCGCGACCGCATTGGCCGCGGCCGCGCCGGCTGGCGCCGCAGGCGGCCGTGCCGAAGCCGGACGCGTCGAAAACCGAGGCCGCGCCGGCATCCGGCGCGGACGAGCCACCGCCGCCCTATGAGCCGGAGCTTTTACGGCTCTCCGAAATCCTCGGCGCCTTGACCTATCTGCGAGATATTTGTGGACATTCGGATGCGGAGACCTGGCGCGGCCGGATGCAGGCGCTTCTCGACTCCGAAGCCAAGACCGCGACGCGCAAGGAGCATTTGGCCGGTGCCTATAACCGCGGTTTCCACGGCTATGAAATTTCCTACCGGGCCTGCACCCCTAATGCACAGGTCATCATCAAGCGCTTTTTGGCGGAAGGCGAGAAGATCGCGCATGATGTCGCCAATCGCTATGGTGCGTCGTAA
- a CDS encoding CBS domain-containing protein, producing MKVKDIMHHGVRSVEQTAPIMEIAKMMRDFDVGAIPVTSKGHLIGIVTDRDIACRALADNASSNQLTAKDVMTKNAICCSPEDDINSAVQTMESKKIRRLAVTDEHNAVLGMLSLGDISFKLGKQVSGEVLSAVSAHHA from the coding sequence ATGAAGGTCAAGGACATCATGCATCATGGCGTGCGATCGGTTGAGCAAACCGCGCCGATCATGGAAATTGCGAAGATGATGCGAGACTTCGATGTCGGTGCGATTCCAGTGACATCGAAAGGTCATCTGATCGGCATCGTCACCGATCGCGATATCGCCTGCAGAGCTTTGGCCGATAACGCCAGTTCGAACCAACTGACGGCGAAGGATGTCATGACAAAAAATGCCATCTGCTGTTCGCCCGAGGACGATATCAATTCAGCCGTTCAAACCATGGAATCGAAGAAGATCCGGCGTTTGGCTGTGACCGACGAGCATAATGCGGTCCTCGGCATGCTGAGTCTGGGCGATATTTCGTTCAAGCTCGGCAAACAGGTGTCCGGCGAGGTTTTGTCCGCGGTTTCCGCGCATCACGCCTGA
- a CDS encoding RT0821/Lpp0805 family surface protein, whose translation MARSSWPGFGAGCFIVVAALASSGCSISMPIPSLVSHTDEDVTASISRPLFAESLGPEDARRAKAAMTTALDPQGAGSTVAWSNPDSGAKGNFVPVGKAYPENERVCRAFLAEIDLKGGDKSLQGTACADKDGNWTVTDTKPWKKT comes from the coding sequence TTGGCGCGGTCCTCGTGGCCGGGCTTTGGCGCAGGCTGCTTCATCGTTGTCGCGGCGCTTGCATCTTCCGGCTGTTCCATCTCCATGCCGATCCCCTCGCTTGTCAGCCATACCGACGAGGACGTCACTGCCTCGATTTCGCGGCCGCTTTTTGCCGAGTCGCTCGGCCCCGAGGACGCGCGGCGCGCCAAAGCAGCTATGACCACGGCGCTCGATCCGCAAGGCGCCGGATCGACCGTCGCTTGGAGCAACCCCGATTCGGGAGCCAAAGGGAATTTTGTCCCGGTCGGCAAGGCCTATCCCGAAAACGAACGTGTTTGCCGTGCCTTCCTGGCCGAAATCGATCTCAAAGGCGGCGACAAGTCGCTGCAGGGTACGGCCTGCGCCGACAAGGACGGCAATTGGACCGTCACCGACACAAAGCCCTGGAAGAAGACCTGA
- a CDS encoding HPF/RaiA family ribosome-associated protein — MQVPAEISFQNYEPSEQIRAEIEKQISKLEKFSSRITSCHLAIIGPHSRHHQGEAFKIDLRLAMPEHKDIIVNKSHGDKAENEHILVAIRNAFGVAQRQIEDAARDMRGQTKVHVPEDHGRVTKFVVGEDCGFIETDDGREIYFHRNAVLDGAFDRLSVGSEVRFSEEKGEKGPQASTVSPIGKHHIG; from the coding sequence ATGCAAGTCCCAGCCGAGATCAGCTTCCAAAACTATGAGCCTTCGGAGCAAATTCGCGCCGAGATCGAGAAGCAGATCAGCAAACTCGAAAAGTTCAGCAGCCGCATCACGAGTTGCCACCTTGCCATCATTGGCCCGCACTCGCGCCATCATCAAGGCGAAGCCTTCAAGATCGATCTGCGTCTGGCAATGCCTGAGCATAAGGATATCATCGTCAACAAATCGCATGGCGATAAGGCCGAAAACGAACATATTCTGGTGGCGATCAGAAACGCTTTCGGTGTGGCGCAACGGCAGATCGAAGATGCGGCGCGCGATATGCGCGGACAAACCAAGGTGCATGTGCCGGAAGACCATGGCCGGGTGACGAAATTCGTGGTTGGCGAAGATTGCGGCTTCATAGAGACCGACGACGGGCGCGAAATCTATTTCCATCGCAACGCGGTTCTCGATGGTGCGTTCGACCGGTTGAGCGTTGGCTCGGAAGTCCGCTTCTCCGAGGAAAAAGGAGAAAAGGGCCCGCAGGCGAGCACGGTCAGCCCGATTGGCAAGCATCACATCGGGTGA